The Acidobacteriota bacterium genome includes the window AGCCCGATGGCCCTCCCGATCATGTCGCTGAGGATTCAGCACGAGCCGGACGTCGTGCTGGCGCGGCAGCGCGCGCGGGAGATCGCGGAACTCGTCGGGTTCGACGCGCAGGACCAGACGCGAATCGCCACGGCCGTGTCCGAGATCGCCCGCAACGCGCTCGCGTACGGCGGCGGCGGGCGCGTCGAGTTCGCGATCGACCGCGAGCGCCGCCCGCAGATGCTCACCGTCGTCGTGTCCGACGCCGGTCCCGGGATCGAGCGCGCGGAAGACATCCTGCAGGGGCGGTGCGTGTCCTCCACCGGCATGGGGCTGGGCATCATCGGCTCGCGCCGCCTCATGGACCAGTTCCGGGTCGACTCCGGGCGCGGCACGGGCACGACGATCTCGATGTCCAAGCTGCTGCCGGCGCGGGGCAACGCGCTGAAGGCGGCCGACGTCCGGAAGATCGCGGATGCGCTCGCCCACGCGTCGCCGCGCACGGCGTACAACGAGCTGCAGCAGCAGAACCAGGAACTGGTCCGCGCGCTCGAAGAACTGCGCCGGCGCCAGGAGGAGCTGTCGCGCCTCAACGCGGAGCTGGAAGACACGAACCGCGGGGTGGTCGCGCTGTACGCGGAGCTCGACGAGCGCGCGGACTCGCTGCGGCGGGCCGACGAGATGAAATCGCGGTTCCTGTCGAACATGAGCCACGAGTTCAGGACGCCGCTCAACTCGATGCGCGCGCTCACGCAGATCCTCCTCGACCGCACGGACGGCGACCTGACGGGGGAGCAGCAGATCCAGGTGTCGCTCATCCAGCGCGCGGCCGAGGATCTGTCGGAGCTGGTCGACGACCTGCTCGATGTTGATGCCCGACGCGTCGGGGTTCGAGGTGCTGCAGCAGCTCGCCGACGACCCCGCGACGCAGCACATTCCCGTCGTGATCCACACGTCGATGGTGGATGCCCCCGCGCG containing:
- a CDS encoding response regulator; this translates as MALPIMSLRIQHEPDVVLARQRAREIAELVGFDAQDQTRIATAVSEIARNALAYGGGGRVEFAIDRERRPQMLTVVVSDAGPGIERAEDILQGRCVSSTGMGLGIIGSRRLMDQFRVDSGRGTGTTISMSKLLPARGNALKAADVRKIADALAHASPRTAYNELQQQNQELVRALEELRRRQEELSRLNAELEDTNRGVVALYAELDERADSLRRADEMKSRFLSNMSHEFRTPLNSMRALTQILLDRTDGDLTGEQQIQVSLIQRAAEDLSELVDDLLDVDARRVGVRGAAAARRRPRDAAHSRRDPHVDGGCPRARGPRGARGADRHEKPGIGRRRVRAARRRDARHAARRNVSPSQNAQCNRPERRRLPSRTLRAEPRAARRGVHGPRGRERQRGAALVRDHRRDLILLDQHLPDMLGIEVCRRIKEDPGTEAIPVLQVSATSHALETKVQAMNMGADTYLAEPLAPAELVAHVKAALRWRRAEEGLRASNARMAALYEEAQRARRTRRGSAGSGWVSRSRDTSWTPTAGASPRRAPASGSGPPSPSIFPRRAKTSSPPPCSRNRPRSAMTIGRSRACGCSSSKTMRTRAR